In one window of Amblyomma americanum isolate KBUSLIRL-KWMA chromosome 9, ASM5285725v1, whole genome shotgun sequence DNA:
- the LOC144103478 gene encoding A disintegrin and metalloproteinase with thrombospondin motifs like — protein MERSSQQLLSQGMKGLVGPSYRIEPLLSMKRSDSGLVPHMIYEIEQKPVIDRAIGFDDNENCPDSWETKPPKRRRGRKPRKPEPGEFVAEVFFLLDHPHFRHFKNKEDALMYICIMMNSANLRFTDVANPRVRLMVTGVEEPSGEEYVRGTEELLADSDTLPELKKYAGRKKDEFGNPDIVYLLSGRDVISKKGDEWDKNARGVGYVSGVCTDHYVALGEDLPGLYTGMITMTHELGHVLGAVHDGDGPYRYIRGHPGAKSCPWDDGFVMSYVNKGANHQIFSRCSLRQMAYVLRQHASESSRRLVSG, from the exons ATGGAGAGAAGTTCGCAACAGTTGCTGTCTCAAGGAATG AAAGGTTTGGTGGGGCCCAGCTACAGGATTGAGCCACTGCTTTCCATGAAACGGTCAGACTCTGGCCTCGTTCCACACATGATTTACGAGATTGAACAAAAGCCTGTGATTGACAGAGCGATCGGATTTGACGATAACG AGAATTGTCCAGATTCCTGGGAAACAAAACCTCCGAAAAGAAGGCGCGGAAGAAAACCTAGAAAGCCTGAGCCCGGGGAATTCGTTGCTGAAGTCTTCTTTCTGCTGGACCACCCGCATTTCCGTCATTTCAAGAACAAGGAAGATGCACTGATGTATATCTGCATCATGATGAACTCC GCGAATTTAAGATTCACAGATGTGGCGAATCCAAGAGTGAGACTTATGGTAACAGGCGTGGAGGAGCCATCG GGAGAGGAATATGTGCGGGGCACGGAAGAGTTACTGGCAGACTCCGACACTTTGCCCGAGCTGAAGAAATATGCCGGAAGAAAGAAGGATGAGTTTGGAAACCCAGACATTGTGTACCTGTTGTCAGG ACGCGACGTGATATCGAAGAAAGGTGACGAGTGGGACAAGAATGCCCGGG GAGTTGGTTACGTTAGTGGAGTGTGTACCGACCACTACGTTGCCCTTGGTGAAGATCTCCCCGGACTGTACACTGGAATGATCACTATGACGCACGAACTTGGCCATGT TCTTGGTGCTGTGCACGACGGTGACGGTCCTTACCGTTATATTCGCGGGCACCCCGGAGCGAAATCTTGCCCGTGGGATGACGGATTTGTGATGAGTTACGTGAACAAAGGCGCAAATCACCAGATCTTCTCCCGGTGCAGTCTTCGCCAGATGGCGTACGTACTCAG GCAGCACGCATCCGAGAGTTCTCGGAGGTTAGTGTCCGGCTAG